A stretch of Myxococcus hansupus DNA encodes these proteins:
- a CDS encoding AzlD domain-containing protein, whose amino-acid sequence MTLLPILILAAGTYAFRLAGPLLSQRLQVSARVQGLLSLSAIALLTALVATAALTANGGFAGWARPAGVLAGAVLAWRKWPFVVVVVSAAAVTGLLRMSGVG is encoded by the coding sequence ATGACGCTGCTCCCCATCCTGATTCTGGCGGCGGGCACCTATGCCTTCCGGCTGGCGGGCCCGCTGTTGAGCCAGCGCCTTCAGGTGTCCGCGCGCGTCCAGGGGCTGCTGTCCCTCTCGGCCATCGCGCTGCTCACCGCGCTGGTGGCCACGGCCGCGCTGACGGCGAACGGCGGCTTCGCGGGCTGGGCGCGTCCGGCGGGGGTGCTCGCTGGCGCCGTCCTGGCGTGGCGGAAATGGCCCTTCGTCGTCGTGGTCGTTTCGGCGGCGGCTGTGACCGGTTTGTTACGAATGTCGGGTGTAGGTTGA